One window of Corynebacterium accolens genomic DNA carries:
- a CDS encoding CitMHS family transporter — translation MQTSLGLTLMGLAIIFVTVGILIRGRVNPIIPMTLVPVIGAVIAGFGIEDIADFFGEGLSSVINVVVMFIFAIIFFGILQDVGLFTPVIRSLIKATRGNVMAVTIGTAAIGIVAHLDGSGSTTFLITIPALLPLYRALHMSRYVLITIVALAASVMNMVPWGGPLGRAGAVVEQDPNDIWLHLLPIQGVAVVLIFAIAALLGWREKRRLAKLQESGEIKGAISVDVNSLADDFSAKQAEEQQKLGFRYRKARWVTIANIVVALAVLAALLSGLLPPAPAFLIATTIALVVNFDGAMEQGDALRRHAPNALSMAGVIIAAAMFLGVLNETKMLEEIALSLVNILPESVAPYLHVIVGFFGVPLDLLTSTDAYYFSVLPIVQGTVESFGVSGMGAASALIIGNVVGTFVSPFSPALWLALGLADGQMGKYLKIAFPIAWVFSIFLVAIAFFTGMLT, via the coding sequence ATGCAGACCTCCCTCGGGCTGACCCTGATGGGACTGGCCATCATCTTTGTAACGGTGGGCATCCTCATCCGCGGCCGCGTTAATCCCATCATTCCCATGACCTTGGTACCCGTCATCGGCGCTGTGATAGCCGGTTTCGGCATAGAAGATATCGCGGATTTCTTTGGCGAAGGCTTAAGCTCTGTCATCAACGTCGTGGTGATGTTCATCTTCGCCATTATCTTCTTCGGCATCCTGCAGGATGTGGGCCTTTTTACCCCTGTAATCCGCAGCCTTATCAAGGCGACACGCGGCAATGTCATGGCCGTGACCATAGGTACGGCAGCGATCGGCATCGTGGCGCACCTCGATGGATCGGGTTCCACGACCTTCCTTATTACGATTCCCGCATTGCTGCCGCTGTACCGGGCGCTGCACATGTCGCGCTACGTCCTGATTACCATCGTGGCCCTGGCCGCTTCAGTGATGAATATGGTCCCGTGGGGCGGGCCGCTGGGGCGCGCCGGTGCGGTGGTTGAGCAAGACCCCAACGATATCTGGCTGCACCTATTGCCCATCCAGGGTGTGGCGGTGGTCCTCATCTTCGCCATCGCCGCCCTATTGGGGTGGCGCGAAAAGCGCCGCTTGGCCAAGCTGCAGGAAAGCGGCGAGATTAAGGGTGCCATTTCAGTGGACGTGAATTCGTTGGCGGATGATTTTTCCGCCAAGCAGGCCGAAGAACAGCAGAAACTTGGGTTCAGGTACCGGAAAGCCCGGTGGGTGACCATCGCGAATATCGTCGTCGCCTTGGCCGTGCTCGCCGCCCTGCTTTCGGGCTTGTTGCCACCAGCGCCCGCATTCCTCATTGCTACCACCATTGCCTTGGTGGTCAACTTTGACGGCGCGATGGAGCAGGGCGACGCCTTGCGGCGCCACGCCCCCAACGCCTTGTCCATGGCCGGAGTGATCATCGCGGCCGCGATGTTCTTGGGCGTGCTCAATGAGACCAAGATGCTAGAAGAAATCGCGCTGAGCCTGGTGAATATCCTGCCGGAAAGCGTGGCGCCGTATTTGCACGTCATCGTGGGATTCTTTGGGGTTCCGCTGGATCTGTTGACCTCCACGGATGCGTACTACTTCTCGGTACTGCCCATTGTCCAGGGCACGGTGGAGTCCTTCGGCGTCAGCGGTATGGGCGCTGCGAGCGCACTTATCATCGGCAACGTGGTGGGAACCTTCGTCTCCCCATTTTCGCCGGCGCTGTGGTTGGCGTTGGGACTGGCGGACGGTCAGATGGGCAAGTACCTCAAGATAGCCTTCCCCATCGCATGGGTATTTTCCATCTTCCTCGTTGCCATCGCATTCTTTACCGGAATGCTGACCTAA
- a CDS encoding metallophosphoesterase: MKLQRILGGVAAGLGVAAWGFSELNKFELKEYTLPLLPKGTLRGEEEFRLLHISDLHMIPGQQTKIDWVSALDALDPDLVVNTGDNLSDKQAVPDTLRALGPLLARPGVFVFGTNDYWAPRPVNPFKYLLGKKREPSYVDLPWRGMRAAFVEHGWYDGNQARHEFKVGNVRLAVAGVDDPHHDLDDYSEVAGPPHEDADLSLALLHAPEPRVLEKFAADGYQLSLSGHTHGGQVCLPGSRAIVTNCGIDRPRAQGLHDFGPMKMHVSNGLGTSKFAPVRLFCRPSATLLRITEVD, encoded by the coding sequence GTGAAACTTCAACGGATTCTTGGCGGCGTCGCCGCCGGCCTAGGTGTTGCTGCTTGGGGCTTTAGCGAGCTCAACAAATTCGAGCTCAAGGAATATACTCTTCCGCTCCTGCCCAAAGGCACCCTGCGCGGCGAAGAAGAGTTCCGCCTGCTGCATATTTCTGACCTGCACATGATCCCGGGGCAACAGACCAAGATCGATTGGGTCTCTGCCCTCGATGCGCTGGATCCAGACCTCGTGGTCAATACCGGCGATAATCTTTCCGATAAACAGGCCGTGCCCGATACCCTGCGCGCGCTCGGCCCGCTGCTTGCCCGGCCCGGCGTCTTCGTATTCGGCACCAATGATTATTGGGCACCCCGCCCGGTCAACCCCTTCAAATACCTGCTGGGTAAAAAGCGCGAGCCTTCCTACGTTGACCTGCCCTGGCGCGGCATGCGCGCGGCCTTCGTGGAGCACGGCTGGTACGACGGCAACCAAGCCCGCCACGAGTTCAAGGTGGGCAATGTCCGCCTCGCCGTAGCTGGTGTGGATGATCCGCACCACGACTTGGACGATTATTCCGAAGTCGCCGGCCCGCCGCACGAGGATGCCGATCTCTCGCTCGCGCTCCTCCACGCCCCCGAGCCGCGAGTGCTCGAAAAATTCGCCGCCGATGGGTATCAGCTTTCCCTCTCCGGCCATACCCACGGTGGGCAGGTGTGCCTGCCTGGGTCGCGCGCCATCGTGACCAACTGTGGCATCGACCGCCCGCGCGCACAGGGCCTGCACGATTTCGGCCCGATGAAGATGCACGTCTCCAATGGCTTGGGCACGTCCAAATTCGCCCCTGTGCGTTTATTCTGCCGCCCCTCGGCCACCCTGCTGAGGATCACTGAGGTGGACTAG
- a CDS encoding GatB/YqeY domain-containing protein: MSELKDTIRADLKTSMKAKEKQRTSAIRALLAAIQAEETTGSRHELEDEDILKVIAREIKKRRESAEVYEENGRPELAEAELVDVPFFEAYQPRQLDDAELKALVEEAIAEVEKENGEAPTMKQMGAVMKVANAKAAGQADGKRLSAEVKGQLN, from the coding sequence ATGAGCGAGCTAAAAGATACTATCCGAGCAGATCTGAAAACGTCGATGAAGGCCAAGGAAAAGCAGCGCACCAGCGCCATTCGCGCGCTGCTCGCGGCAATCCAGGCCGAGGAAACTACCGGCTCCCGCCACGAGCTGGAGGATGAAGACATCCTCAAGGTCATCGCGCGCGAGATTAAAAAGCGCCGCGAGTCCGCGGAGGTCTATGAAGAAAACGGCCGCCCGGAATTGGCAGAGGCTGAGCTTGTCGATGTCCCCTTTTTCGAGGCCTACCAGCCGCGCCAGCTCGATGACGCGGAGCTTAAGGCCTTGGTAGAAGAGGCAATTGCTGAGGTAGAAAAGGAAAACGGTGAAGCACCCACCATGAAGCAGATGGGTGCGGTTATGAAGGTGGCCAACGCAAAAGCCGCCGGCCAGGCCGACGGCAAGCGCCTTTCCGCAGAGGTAAAAGGCCAGCTTAATTAA
- a CDS encoding transglycosylase domain-containing protein, which yields MTVFKSLSKIALSTVLVAALIALALAPFAGISGVAIARTNQTMQSDLQDLTAGNIPGVTTVQDASGKDMAYVYSQRRHPVSGDEISDAMKNAIVSIEDERFYEHGGVDLQGNFRALWTNLTSGGVSQGASTIDQQYVKNYLLLVSAQTDEERAAATEQSATRKLREMRMATQMNEELDKKEILTNYLNLVSFGNHAYGVEAAARTYFDSHAADLTVPQAAMLAGMVQSSERLNPFTNEEEVLDRRNVVLQSMVDNGYLEQAEADEYKGEELGVGKQPNTLDNGCIGAGDRGFFCDFVLQYLEEKGIDQDQLAHGGYTVKTTLDPQVQDTALSAVQSHTNPDAQGVAEVMDVIEPGTSDRKVLAMVSSRAYGLDQDNNETLLPQPNSLVGNGAGSVFKTFTAAAAIEAGYGIKNTVDVPTRYEAEGLGHGGADNCPANRYCVENAGNYKATMSLQEALAHSPNTPFIKLTEQVGVAPIVDMAVRLGLRSYGDKGTFDKDTSIAQRTKDANSGSFTLGPTPVNPLELSNVGATIASNGRWCEPNPIDKVLDKNGNEVYLKETPCEQAVDQDVAHALSNALSEDATQGTAKDAAQAAGFSSPIAAKTGTTESNQSSAFLGFNDGLAAAPYIYNDGTDTQPLCTSPVRQCTGAGNLFGGLEPAQTFFTMASQLPRATQSGLPNYNKKYDDGTTGDKLLDSVRGQSESQARSALEARGYVVKTSRVVGGDVPYGRVVRAITGKDGKKEGAEITLQLSDGSPATQSPSSGVGSANATGAQNNTGSANTTGVSNEGGHGAGDFNLSPEDFGIRQEDIDNFRNDIRSLLGR from the coding sequence GTGACTGTCTTCAAATCTTTGTCCAAGATAGCCCTGTCCACGGTCTTGGTAGCCGCGCTCATCGCGCTCGCGCTCGCCCCCTTTGCGGGCATTTCCGGCGTGGCGATCGCCCGCACCAACCAGACCATGCAATCGGACCTGCAAGACTTAACAGCGGGCAATATCCCCGGCGTCACCACGGTGCAAGACGCCTCGGGCAAAGATATGGCCTATGTCTATAGTCAACGCCGCCACCCCGTAAGTGGCGATGAGATTTCGGACGCGATGAAAAACGCCATCGTCTCCATTGAGGATGAGCGCTTCTACGAACACGGCGGCGTCGATCTCCAAGGCAATTTCCGCGCCCTGTGGACCAACCTCACCTCCGGCGGGGTCTCCCAGGGTGCGTCCACCATTGACCAGCAGTACGTCAAGAACTACCTCCTGCTGGTCTCCGCGCAGACCGATGAAGAACGGGCCGCGGCGACCGAGCAGTCCGCCACCCGCAAGCTGCGCGAAATGCGCATGGCAACCCAGATGAATGAGGAATTGGATAAGAAGGAAATCCTCACCAATTACCTCAACCTGGTCTCCTTTGGTAACCATGCCTACGGCGTGGAGGCCGCCGCGCGGACCTACTTTGATAGCCATGCCGCGGACCTCACGGTGCCGCAGGCGGCGATGCTCGCGGGCATGGTGCAGTCCTCGGAGCGCCTCAACCCCTTTACCAATGAGGAAGAGGTGCTTGACCGCCGCAACGTCGTGCTCCAATCCATGGTGGATAACGGCTACCTGGAGCAGGCGGAAGCGGATGAGTATAAGGGGGAAGAATTGGGCGTCGGCAAGCAGCCCAATACCCTGGACAATGGCTGCATCGGCGCAGGTGATCGCGGCTTTTTCTGCGACTTTGTGCTACAGTACCTCGAAGAAAAGGGCATCGACCAAGACCAGCTCGCCCACGGTGGATACACCGTAAAGACCACGCTGGATCCGCAGGTGCAGGATACGGCGCTATCCGCGGTGCAATCGCATACCAACCCGGATGCCCAGGGTGTGGCCGAGGTCATGGACGTTATTGAGCCGGGCACGTCGGACCGCAAGGTCTTGGCCATGGTCTCCTCCCGCGCGTACGGGCTGGACCAGGACAATAATGAGACCCTCCTGCCCCAGCCCAACTCCTTGGTGGGCAATGGTGCCGGCTCCGTCTTTAAGACCTTTACCGCCGCGGCCGCCATCGAGGCTGGCTACGGCATTAAAAATACGGTGGATGTGCCCACCCGCTACGAGGCCGAAGGCCTTGGCCACGGCGGCGCCGATAACTGCCCCGCCAACCGCTACTGCGTGGAGAACGCGGGCAATTATAAGGCCACAATGTCGCTGCAAGAGGCGCTGGCACACTCGCCCAATACGCCGTTTATCAAGCTCACCGAGCAGGTTGGCGTGGCGCCCATCGTGGATATGGCGGTGCGCCTTGGCCTGCGCTCCTACGGCGACAAGGGCACCTTTGATAAGGACACCTCCATTGCTCAGCGCACGAAGGACGCCAATTCCGGTTCCTTTACCCTGGGCCCCACCCCGGTCAATCCGCTGGAGCTATCCAATGTGGGCGCCACCATTGCCTCCAATGGCCGGTGGTGCGAGCCCAACCCCATTGACAAGGTCCTGGATAAAAACGGCAACGAGGTCTACCTCAAGGAAACCCCGTGCGAGCAGGCAGTAGACCAAGACGTGGCCCACGCCCTGTCCAATGCGCTGTCTGAAGATGCCACGCAGGGCACCGCCAAGGACGCCGCCCAGGCCGCCGGTTTTAGCTCCCCCATCGCCGCCAAGACCGGCACCACCGAGTCCAACCAGTCCTCGGCTTTTTTGGGATTCAACGACGGGCTCGCCGCCGCTCCTTATATTTATAACGACGGCACCGATACCCAGCCGCTGTGTACCTCACCCGTGCGCCAGTGCACCGGCGCCGGCAACCTCTTTGGTGGTTTGGAGCCCGCGCAGACATTTTTCACCATGGCTTCGCAGCTGCCGCGGGCTACCCAGAGCGGGCTGCCCAATTACAATAAGAAATACGATGACGGCACCACCGGGGATAAGCTGCTCGATAGCGTGCGTGGGCAAAGCGAGTCCCAGGCCCGCAGCGCCCTTGAGGCCCGCGGCTACGTGGTAAAGACCTCGCGCGTCGTCGGCGGGGACGTCCCCTACGGCCGCGTGGTGCGCGCGATTACCGGCAAGGACGGCAAGAAGGAAGGTGCGGAGATTACGCTGCAGCTTTCCGATGGCTCCCCTGCCACCCAATCCCCCTCCAGCGGCGTCGGCAGTGCGAATGCCACCGGCGCACAAAATAACACCGGCAGCGCGAACACTACCGGTGTGAGCAACGAGGGAGGACATGGTGCCGGCGATTTCAACCTCAGTCCTGAGGACTTTGGAATCCGCCAAGAAGATATCGATAACTTCCGCAACGATATCCGCAGCCTCCTCGGCCGCTAA
- a CDS encoding WhiB family transcriptional regulator: MTVRVKTAGMSNTARNPERGEWVTQAKCRNEDPDALFVRGAEQRKAAVICRHCPVLTECRADALDNRVEFGVWGGLTERQRRALLRKNPHITDWANYLAKGGELVGI, encoded by the coding sequence ATGACCGTTCGAGTGAAGACTGCGGGAATGTCCAATACAGCCCGAAATCCCGAGCGTGGTGAGTGGGTCACTCAAGCAAAGTGCCGCAATGAGGACCCGGATGCATTATTCGTGCGCGGCGCTGAACAGCGCAAAGCCGCCGTCATTTGCCGCCACTGCCCGGTATTAACGGAATGCCGGGCGGATGCCCTTGATAACCGTGTGGAATTTGGCGTGTGGGGCGGGTTGACCGAGCGCCAGCGCCGCGCGCTGCTGCGCAAGAACCCCCACATCACAGACTGGGCCAATTACCTGGCTAAGGGCGGCGAACTCGTCGGCATTTAA
- a CDS encoding DUF4177 domain-containing protein, with protein MTKWEYATAPVLTHATKQILDSWGEDGWELVSITPGPNPENVVAYFKREVAE; from the coding sequence ATGACTAAATGGGAATACGCAACCGCACCAGTACTGACCCACGCCACCAAGCAGATTCTTGACTCTTGGGGCGAAGACGGATGGGAATTGGTCTCCATCACCCCTGGCCCGAACCCGGAGAACGTGGTGGCCTACTTCAAGCGCGAGGTGGCAGAGTAA
- a CDS encoding RidA family protein — protein sequence MSFSARLKELGVELPGVAKPLASYVPALRVGNQVWTSGQLPLVEGSLPVTGKVGAEVTTEQAQEQARTAVLNALAAVDAEIGLDNISRVIKLVGFVASDPGYEDQPAVVNGASDFIGEVFGEAGTHARSAVGVAALPKNAPVEIELIVEIAE from the coding sequence ATGAGCTTTTCCGCTCGCTTGAAAGAGCTAGGGGTGGAACTGCCGGGCGTCGCTAAGCCGCTGGCTTCTTATGTGCCAGCGCTGCGCGTGGGCAATCAGGTATGGACTTCTGGCCAGCTTCCCCTGGTGGAAGGCTCCTTGCCGGTGACCGGCAAGGTGGGCGCTGAGGTCACCACGGAACAGGCCCAAGAACAGGCCCGCACCGCCGTGCTCAATGCCTTGGCCGCTGTCGATGCAGAGATCGGGCTGGACAATATCTCCCGCGTGATCAAGCTCGTTGGCTTCGTGGCGTCGGATCCCGGCTACGAGGATCAGCCAGCGGTGGTCAACGGGGCATCGGATTTCATTGGGGAGGTATTCGGCGAAGCTGGCACGCACGCTCGTTCTGCAGTCGGCGTTGCGGCCTTGCCAAAGAACGCCCCGGTGGAGATCGAATTGATCGTAGAGATCGCTGAGTGA
- a CDS encoding MBL fold metallo-hydrolase, whose translation MEHPAYSQLRPVSQSVGVVLCDNPSYTALEGTNTWIISAAEDSRSIVVDPGPEDEGHLNVVHRHAGEVALILLTHRHDDHASGAQRLRQMTGAPIRAFDPSYCNGAEALQKGEILTLEGITPQLEVLHTPGHTADSTSFFVWSGEVENSRLEGIITGDTIAGRHTVLLSETDGDLADYLHALDVLESRGKDVPLFPGHGPDLEDTSQVARKYIDRRHYRLDQIREIRSRLGDDVDLTTLVNEMYDDVDPVLRHAAEQSTRTALKYLDGTGTGSGTDN comes from the coding sequence ATGGAGCACCCCGCATATAGTCAATTGCGTCCCGTAAGCCAATCCGTTGGCGTAGTTCTTTGTGATAATCCCAGCTATACCGCCCTCGAGGGCACGAATACCTGGATTATTAGTGCCGCTGAAGACTCCCGGTCGATCGTCGTAGATCCGGGGCCGGAGGATGAAGGCCACCTCAACGTTGTGCATCGTCATGCTGGTGAGGTGGCTTTAATTCTGCTTACCCACCGCCACGATGATCACGCTTCGGGCGCGCAGCGGCTCCGGCAGATGACTGGCGCGCCCATCCGCGCCTTCGATCCCAGCTATTGCAATGGCGCGGAGGCGTTACAGAAGGGTGAGATCCTGACTTTGGAGGGCATCACCCCGCAGCTGGAGGTCCTGCACACGCCGGGCCACACCGCGGACTCCACGTCCTTCTTCGTGTGGAGCGGGGAGGTGGAAAATTCCCGGCTAGAAGGCATTATCACCGGCGATACCATCGCGGGGCGTCACACCGTTTTGCTTTCTGAAACCGACGGCGATTTGGCCGATTACCTGCATGCTCTGGACGTGTTGGAATCCCGCGGCAAGGATGTTCCGCTCTTCCCGGGCCATGGTCCGGATTTGGAGGATACCTCGCAGGTGGCGCGCAAATACATTGACCGCCGTCACTACCGCCTGGATCAGATCCGGGAAATCCGCTCCCGGCTGGGCGATGACGTGGATCTGACCACCCTGGTCAATGAAATGTATGACGATGTGGATCCGGTGCTGCGCCATGCCGCAGAGCAGTCCACGCGCACCGCGTTGAAGTACCTCGACGGCACCGGCACCGGTTCCGGTACCGATAACTAA
- the glxR gene encoding CRP-like cAMP-activated global transcriptional regulator GlxR: MEGVQDTLSRAGIFQGVDPVAVQNLLEQMETVRFPRGTTIFDEGEPGDRLYIITSGKIKLARHAPDGRENLLTVMGPSDMFGELSIFDPGPRTSSAVCVTEVQAATMNSELLDKWVSDHPAIAQQLLRVLARRLRRTNANLADLIFTDVPGRVAKTLLQLANRFGVQEGSALRVNHDLTQEEIAQLVGASRETVNKALATFAHRGWIRLEGKSVLIVDTEHLARRAR, translated from the coding sequence GTGGAAGGCGTACAGGACACCCTCTCCCGCGCCGGAATCTTCCAAGGCGTTGATCCCGTAGCAGTGCAGAATCTTCTCGAGCAGATGGAGACAGTGCGCTTCCCGCGCGGTACCACCATCTTCGATGAAGGCGAGCCCGGTGACCGTTTGTATATCATCACCTCCGGCAAGATTAAGCTCGCCCGCCACGCCCCGGATGGCCGCGAAAACCTCCTGACCGTGATGGGCCCGTCCGATATGTTCGGCGAGCTCTCCATCTTCGATCCAGGCCCACGCACCTCGTCCGCCGTCTGCGTGACTGAGGTCCAGGCCGCCACCATGAACTCCGAGCTACTGGATAAGTGGGTTAGCGATCACCCCGCCATCGCCCAGCAGCTGCTGCGCGTGCTGGCCCGCCGCCTGCGCCGCACCAACGCCAACCTGGCGGACCTCATCTTCACCGATGTGCCCGGCCGCGTTGCCAAGACCCTGCTGCAACTGGCTAACCGCTTCGGCGTCCAGGAAGGCAGCGCGCTGCGCGTCAACCACGATCTCACCCAGGAAGAGATTGCCCAGCTGGTCGGCGCTTCCCGCGAGACCGTCAACAAGGCCCTGGCTACCTTCGCCCACCGCGGCTGGATTCGCCTCGAGGGCAAGTCCGTGCTCATCGTCGATACCGAGCACCTCGCCCGCCGCGCGCGCTAA
- the nth gene encoding endonuclease III — translation MSSSLPATAAPSKRAPVINERLAHEHPDARCELDFDSPLQLLVATVLSAQCTDARVNSVTPELFRTYPTAADYAAARREDLEAILRPLGFQRAKAGHLMGIGERLVSEFDGEVPQTVKELTSLPGVGRKTALVVLGDAFGIPGLTVDTHFSRLMQRLELTGEKTPVKIERDIAKLIAEAEWTMFSHRVIFHGRRVCHARNPECGNCVVRDLCPAALS, via the coding sequence ATGAGTTCATCACTGCCGGCCACCGCGGCCCCGAGCAAGAGAGCGCCCGTCATTAATGAACGATTGGCGCATGAACACCCCGATGCGCGGTGCGAGCTCGATTTTGATTCGCCCCTCCAGCTTTTGGTGGCCACGGTGCTTTCCGCACAGTGCACGGACGCGCGCGTGAACTCGGTAACCCCTGAGCTGTTTCGCACCTATCCCACCGCGGCCGATTATGCGGCGGCTAGGCGGGAAGATTTGGAGGCGATCCTGCGGCCGCTGGGGTTTCAGCGGGCGAAGGCGGGGCACCTCATGGGCATCGGCGAGCGCCTCGTTTCTGAATTCGACGGTGAGGTGCCACAGACCGTAAAGGAATTGACCTCCCTGCCTGGGGTGGGCCGCAAGACGGCGCTGGTGGTGCTGGGCGATGCCTTCGGGATTCCCGGCCTTACCGTGGATACGCACTTTAGTCGCCTGATGCAGCGCCTGGAGCTGACGGGGGAGAAGACGCCGGTGAAGATAGAAAGGGACATCGCCAAGCTCATTGCAGAGGCCGAGTGGACGATGTTTTCCCACCGCGTCATTTTTCACGGCCGGCGGGTCTGCCATGCCCGGAACCCGGAGTGTGGGAATTGCGTGGTGCGGGATCTGTGCCCGGCTGCATTAAGCTAG
- a CDS encoding TlpA family protein disulfide reductase, with the protein MKKYVFGTVIAAIVIAVLVVVGVMQLRGDDTGAGESAQAPGMESGTAGDQDVAERPDCPAGPIAGVDLECLGGDDAGEGDKADEGITIANVWAWWCEPCRAELPYLDEVAESHPDWKVIGVHADKNAANGAAFLNDVGVDLPSFQDPDNSFAGTLGLPGVVPVTVILRDGEVIKQAAQPFTSADEIEKTVKEALAG; encoded by the coding sequence ATGAAAAAATACGTCTTCGGCACCGTCATTGCGGCCATTGTCATCGCTGTCCTCGTGGTGGTGGGGGTCATGCAGCTGCGTGGGGATGACACCGGCGCGGGTGAATCGGCGCAGGCCCCTGGCATGGAATCGGGCACGGCGGGCGACCAGGACGTGGCCGAGCGCCCAGATTGCCCCGCGGGGCCCATCGCCGGGGTGGATCTGGAATGCCTGGGCGGCGATGATGCCGGTGAGGGGGACAAGGCGGATGAGGGAATTACCATTGCCAACGTGTGGGCGTGGTGGTGCGAGCCGTGCCGCGCGGAATTGCCCTACTTGGACGAGGTGGCAGAATCCCACCCGGACTGGAAGGTCATTGGGGTGCACGCGGATAAAAACGCCGCCAACGGGGCCGCGTTCCTCAATGACGTGGGGGTAGACCTGCCGAGCTTCCAGGATCCGGATAATAGCTTCGCGGGCACGCTGGGCCTGCCGGGCGTGGTTCCCGTGACAGTGATCCTCCGCGATGGCGAAGTGATAAAGCAGGCGGCCCAGCCGTTTACCTCTGCGGACGAGATTGAAAAGACGGTCAAGGAGGCGCTTGCCGGATGA
- a CDS encoding NUDIX hydrolase, with translation MSKVWPEYTPEWIKPALGVDTSQVQELIGKRQASQLNGSEEEVPTKREAAVLMLLSGNSVEDGEILLTHRSPSMRSHSGQIAFPGGRRDPGDTSLVDTALREAWEETDLQRHTVTPLEQWEQLHIRATGNPVSPILAHWKQPGEVYPASPAETDDVFFVPIRELIDPRNRLLVGFKQWQGPAFYANDYVIWGFTAGVLAALLEHSGWSVPWDNNSVIDLRDTLKKSRNNEKMS, from the coding sequence ATGAGTAAAGTATGGCCCGAATACACACCCGAGTGGATAAAACCCGCGCTGGGCGTCGATACGAGTCAGGTGCAAGAGCTCATTGGTAAGCGGCAGGCCTCGCAGCTCAATGGCTCCGAGGAAGAGGTGCCAACCAAGCGGGAAGCCGCGGTGCTGATGCTACTGAGCGGAAACAGCGTGGAGGATGGCGAAATTTTGCTCACGCACCGCTCGCCGTCGATGCGCTCGCACTCCGGCCAGATTGCCTTCCCGGGCGGCCGGCGGGATCCGGGCGATACGTCGCTGGTTGATACCGCGCTGCGGGAGGCATGGGAGGAAACCGACCTGCAGCGCCATACGGTCACGCCCTTAGAACAGTGGGAACAGCTGCACATTCGCGCCACGGGCAATCCGGTCAGCCCGATTTTGGCCCATTGGAAGCAGCCGGGCGAGGTCTATCCCGCAAGCCCGGCGGAGACCGATGATGTGTTCTTCGTCCCGATTAGGGAGCTCATTGACCCCCGTAACCGCCTGCTGGTGGGCTTCAAGCAATGGCAAGGCCCGGCGTTTTATGCCAATGATTACGTGATTTGGGGGTTTACTGCCGGGGTGCTGGCAGCATTATTGGAGCATTCTGGGTGGAGCGTACCGTGGGATAACAATTCGGTCATAGACCTGCGTGACACCCTCAAAAAGTCCCGCAATAATGAGAAGATGTCCTAA